The Caproicibacterium amylolyticum genome includes the window CCAGTACTTGCGTGCGATTTTTCTGTCTTTCTGATTCTGGCACTTCTCACGAAATATGTTTCACTCGGTTCAGTTGTTGCTGCGGCAACGTTCCCCTTTTGGGGCTGGCTATTTAGCTATTTGTTCTTTTTCAGAACAGGGGAGGTATCTTTGCGGTACATGGTGATTACTACACTGCTGCTGTGTTTCCTGTCTGCTTTTGTAGTGGGTCGGCACCATGCGAACATAGGCCGTTTGATTCACGGTACGGAAAAGAAATTTTCTCTGCATCATGACAAGTGAAAAAATCCATAGAAAAGCTGCCCATGTACATAATGAAAATGCATGGGCAGCTTTTTGACGCAAAATGGCGTGAAAAAAGGAGCCTCGAAAGGCTCCTGATTTTCGCAGAACATTGTTTTAGACAGCTCGAGTTACCTTGCCGGAACGCAGGCAACGGGTGCAGGCGTAAATACGCTTGGGGGAACCGTCAACGATTGCTTTTACACGACGAATATTGGGCTTCCAGGTTCGATTGGAACGGCGATGGGAATGGGAAACTCTAATTCCGAAAGCAATATCCTTGCCGCAAATGTCGCACTTTGCCATGAGTCTGCACCTCCTTTTAAAAGGACTTATGCATATTGCGATAACAGATATATTATACAGGAGGATTCCCGAAAAAGCAAGCATTTTTTTACCTTTTTGCACATAGCCCGCAGTGCCTTGTATTTTGCCCGCAACCGTATTATAATGAACTATACCCCATGTGACCGAATTCAGTTGTATAAGGAGAATTATTCAGTATGTTATATAGTATGCTCCAGTCAATCTTTCGCGGACAGGGCGTGGATATGTCCAACCTGATTGCGCAGATTCTGGCCTCATTACTCATTATTTTTCTCATTCTTCCGTTTCACGAGTTTGCACACGGCTGGACTGCGGGAAAGCTGGGTGACCCTACTGCAAAATATTCCGGCAGGCTGACTTTTAACCCGCTGGCCAGTGTTGATCCACTTGGTGCAGTGGGCCTGATTCTGTTTGGGTTTGGCTGGGCGAAGCCGGTGCCGGTGGATACACGCTATTTTAAAAAGCCGAAGCGCGACATGGCTCTTACTGCGCTGGCAGGTCCGCTTGCAAATCTGCTTGCTTCTTTCGTCAGTGCAATTCTTTTGAATCTTGTGATTTTAGTCAGCGGCGGCAGTGTTACAGACGGCACCTATGTGCCGAGCACGATTGTTTCTTTCCTGGTTGTCTTTTTAGGCGCGTGCGTTACCATCAATATTTCCTTGGCGGCATTCAACCTGTTGCCGATTCCACCGCTGGACGGTTCCCGTATCCTGGCAATTTTCCTGAGTGACCGCGCAACGGCGATGTACTATCGTTATCAGAACATTATTATGTATGTGCTGTTTGCATTGCTTTTGGTTGGCGTTTTGGATGTACCGCTGATGGCTTTGCAGAATTTGTTTACAAAAGGTGTGATGTTCCTTGCAAATCTGCCGTTTGTCGCGCTTGGAGTGTAATAATCTAACGAAATATGGAAAAGCTAACCTACAAATTGGATACATTCGAAGGCCCACTGGATTTGCTGCTGTATCTGATTCGAAAAAACAAACTCAATATTTGTGATATTCCCATTGTGGAAGTGCTGGAACAGTATATGGAGCAGATTGATGCCGCGCGTGAGCAGAATATGGATGTTTCCAGCGAATTTCTGGAAATGGCTGCACGTTTGGTTTATATTAAAACAGTGTATCTGCTTCCAAAGCATGAAGAGGCGGATGCACTGCGTGCGGAACTATCCGGTCAGCTGCTGGAATATGAAGAGTGCAAGCGGGTGGCTTCGTTAATTGGTGAAGAACTCTCCATGGATTCTTTTGCACGGGAACCGGCTGCGGTTGAGCCGGACTATACCTATCGCCGCCCGCTCAATGGCTTAAAACTGCTGCAGGCGTATTATGATGCTGCTGGTCGTCATGTGGCTCCGCCGCCGACACAGGCTTCTTTTTCAGCGCTTGTTTCACACCGCATTGTGTCTGTGGCTTCGCAGATTATCTATGTGCTTCGCAGGTTGTGGAAAGACAGGAATATATCTTACCGCGCGCTTTTTGTACACAAAAAGGACCGTTCGGAAATTGTGGCAACGTTTCTTGCTGTGCTGGAACTGGTCAAAGGCAAGCGGGTACGTATTGAGGGAGAAACGGACAACCCCACAGTTGAACTTTTAAAGGCAGGTGAACGCAGGTGCAAAGCGAAACACTGACCGGCGCTCTGCAGGCAATGCTGTTTGCCAGCGGGGAACCGTTGGCACTGGACAGAATTGCCGAAGTACTGGAAATTGACTCTGCGCAGGCATTGACACTTG containing:
- the rpmB gene encoding 50S ribosomal protein L28; protein product: MAKCDICGKDIAFGIRVSHSHRRSNRTWKPNIRRVKAIVDGSPKRIYACTRCLRSGKVTRAV
- a CDS encoding site-2 protease family protein, with product MLYSMLQSIFRGQGVDMSNLIAQILASLLIIFLILPFHEFAHGWTAGKLGDPTAKYSGRLTFNPLASVDPLGAVGLILFGFGWAKPVPVDTRYFKKPKRDMALTALAGPLANLLASFVSAILLNLVILVSGGSVTDGTYVPSTIVSFLVVFLGACVTINISLAAFNLLPIPPLDGSRILAIFLSDRATAMYYRYQNIIMYVLFALLLVGVLDVPLMALQNLFTKGVMFLANLPFVALGV
- a CDS encoding segregation and condensation protein A, translating into MDTFEGPLDLLLYLIRKNKLNICDIPIVEVLEQYMEQIDAAREQNMDVSSEFLEMAARLVYIKTVYLLPKHEEADALRAELSGQLLEYEECKRVASLIGEELSMDSFAREPAAVEPDYTYRRPLNGLKLLQAYYDAAGRHVAPPPTQASFSALVSHRIVSVASQIIYVLRRLWKDRNISYRALFVHKKDRSEIVATFLAVLELVKGKRVRIEGETDNPTVELLKAGERRCKAKH